DNA sequence from the Cohnella herbarum genome:
ACATACGGCCGACACGGAAGTCGGCTCAAGCGGCGGCGTGTTGCTCAACGAATACGGCGAAGTCATCGGCATTACGACGTTCGGGGTCTCGAATACGACGCTGGATTTCGCGGTACCGATGAAGTATTTTCAAAGCAACTGGGATAACCTTTAAATCGCTAAACCAGCTCAACCCAAAGAGGCAGCCCGCGCAGGTATCGCGTAGGCAGCCTCTTTCCCGTGCCGTACTATCGTCTCTTTATCCCGTTTCCGCCAACCTAACGTCAACGGTCACTTGAAGCGTCTGCCCGGACGTCCCGCGGTAAATGCCCTTTACCGGAACGATATCGTTGTAATCCCGTCCATGCCCGAGCTTAACGTAACGCCAATCGATCAGGTTATTGTTCGTAGGATCGATGCCCTGCCAGCCCGCGCCCGGAATGTATACCTCGACCCATGCATGCGAGGCTTGCTCGAAATCCGCATCCCTGCCTTGCAGGTCCCCGACGAAATGATACCCGCTTACGTAACGCGCCGGAACACCTCGAAGTCGGCAAACCGCTAGCAGCAAGTGGGCGAAATCTTGGCAAACCCCGCTGCCGATCCCGACCAACTCGTCCGCCGTCGTATGCACGCCGGTGGAAAACGGCTTATATTCAAAATCGCCGTATATCGCGCTAGCCGCGTTCCTTACGAATCCGAATACGCCGGCTTCTTCACCGCGAATACCGGATGCATACGATTCGACTTTAGGCTGAAACGACGCATACGCCGTAGGGAGCAAATATTCCGCGTTCCCGTCTATGAAATCCTCGCTTCTCAGTCGATTCCACGATTCCTCGGCTCCCCATGCCGCGCTCCATACGACGTCCCGATCCCTCGTTACGACGGTGGAATGGGAGGTGATGACTAATTCCTTATGAGGAGCGTTAGCCGTAAAGGAATGTACCCGGTTACCGAAATAATCCTCGTAGGATAGCAATTGCACGTTCGGCTCGACCACCAACCGATGCTGATAACAAGCCTGCCGCTCGTCCGTGCGGGGAGAAAGACGAATTTCATTGACACTGTCCGTCACCGACGAATCGTACCGGTACCTCGTAACGTGGCAAATATCGAATTTCATGCGATAACCTCCCGTTCAGGGAAAAAAAAGGTTCTTGCCACGGCTTCGCC
Encoded proteins:
- a CDS encoding transglutaminase family protein, with product MKFDICHVTRYRYDSSVTDSVNEIRLSPRTDERQACYQHRLVVEPNVQLLSYEDYFGNRVHSFTANAPHKELVITSHSTVVTRDRDVVWSAAWGAEESWNRLRSEDFIDGNAEYLLPTAYASFQPKVESYASGIRGEEAGVFGFVRNAASAIYGDFEYKPFSTGVHTTADELVGIGSGVCQDFAHLLLAVCRLRGVPARYVSGYHFVGDLQGRDADFEQASHAWVEVYIPGAGWQGIDPTNNNLIDWRYVKLGHGRDYNDIVPVKGIYRGTSGQTLQVTVDVRLAETG